The Ovis canadensis isolate MfBH-ARS-UI-01 breed Bighorn chromosome 24, ARS-UI_OviCan_v2, whole genome shotgun sequence DNA window AGTGGGAGGAGAGCTGTCCCACTCTCTAGGGCTGAAAGCAGAGTTTTCGCCTTTGAAAAATGAGGCGCCCTGCAGAATAGCTGGACTTCTCATCTTTAGATAAAGATCAAATACCTGCCCCTCACCCGCAGGGCAGCCTCTTTACTCAGCTGAGCGAGCTCTGAGTCTGTGCCGGTTCCTTTGTGGATCCACCCTGGTGTGTAAGTGGCGCTGGGAGGGGCTTCGGGAGGTGGAGGCCAGGGCAGCGGCCTCGTGGGCAGGAGATCCCCTTTCAGATGAAGTGAAACTGACATCTTTGTATTTCACAGCTGGTGCCACTCAGACTTGGGCCGGGTATCACTTTTTTACCTATGTAGCATCTGTCcactttccctgtttcttggctTGTTCCTAATAGTTTCTACTTTGAAGGAAACTGGAGTAAACTGCAGAATGGATTTGTTGGTTTAATCTGGAGGCACTTTGTATAATAATGTGTCCTTCTCTGTTTCAGTGTATCAAAAAGACTCCTCAGAGTTAAGAACCCTTTTAACCGAGAGCATGGCTTGGAGAGTGAAATGGAGAGGTGGAGCATCAAGGCCAGGGTGTGGCCCCAGGTCTGCCTGTCCCCTGGGACAGTCAGgtggcctctcccagcctcagtttcctcagatgTAGAGGGAAGACCACCACTCTCCGCCTGCCACATGTTTTTCTAGGAGGAAAACCCTGTGTCCCCATTTTTGCACACTAGTTATTTTTCTCGGTCCTgacttttacatatatatatatagatacagatatattttTTTCGTTTAGTCTGTGCCACGCAGGATCTTAtcccccacctagggatcgaatctgtgcccCCTACATTTGAAGCACTCACTCATCGGCCTGCTAGAGAAAGTCCCCTTTAtctctgttttgttattttgttccatttactTTTTGTGGGATGCTTTTGCGGTGTCAGTAAGTACCTCCACCATTTCTTCCTTAGACCCCAGTGCTCCTGTTGGCTTTGTGCTTGGGGTAGATCTTCTCCACATATTCCCTCTGGAAGGAGCAACGTTTCTGTGCCCTGCTGATGTGACTGACCCTAGAACCTTCCGGAAAATCCAAGAActgcttcctggtgggagagcAGATGTGATCCTGAGTGACATGGCACCCAACGCCACGGGGATCCGCAGCCTCGACCACGACAGGCTCATTAGCTTGTGCTTGTCCCTTCTGGACATGGTTCCAGAGGTCCTGCACCCCAGGGGGACTTTCCTCTGTAAAACCTGGGCTGGAAGTCAGAGTCATCGGTTGcggaagagactgactgaggaaTTTCAGAACATAAGGACTGTAAAGCCCGAGGCCAGCAGGAAAGAGTCGTCAGAGGTGTACCTCCTGGCCACTCAGTACCGGGGGAAGCCTGCCTGTCTGTGAAGGCCTGAGCGCCTGTTCTGGCTCTTCACTGCAGATGCAGCTTGAGCTCTGTCCTGAAGCGTGGCTGGGGAGATCCGAGCTGGATCTAGGATGCAGCATGCAGAGCACATGGGGGACCTGTTTTTAAGACAAAACTCTAGTCACTGTTCACGATATATGACTATATGTGATTAAAAAACACGATCGCTGTAATATGATTTGTGAAGAAGAGTTAACcatgagaaaaagacaaaaggatGAAGACTGGGATGCATAAAAACACTGAGGCCGAGAAACACAGACACCTTTACGGAATTTTCTCACCACGGTTAGTACGTTACAGAGGAACTGGCTTCCACCATCGCCGCAAAACCATCCCCAGGTTTCCAGGTGTTCTTTTGGATATACAGTGtaatgtggaaaaatctgaagctGCAGTCTGGGGATTTGTTTCCATCTCTGCGGTGAATGATCCGGAAATACTTCAAGCAGTGAGAGCTCCTTAGGGAAGACACTTGCTATGAATTATGGATGGGGGGCAGGTAGTGTGAAACTGGGAATGTTTCTATAACACGCCAGGCTCCAGAGACTTAAAGGTAATAACCACAGTAAGACACATGGTGTCTACTTCCTTTTACTCTCTTCCAGGATttccatacttaaaaaaaaattgatttctttGAAACCATTTTCTGGAGGAGTGGTCATCCCTTGAGTATATTGACCGTTACGATGATTAAATCTTGCCTATTGAAAACAAATGTGCAACCTAAAAAGCTGGGAGTTGTTTTTATTTGGCAGATAAAACTGGGGACTTAAACCTGGGACACAGTATCTCAGGTAACTCTGAGGGACTGCCCCAAAGAGGTAGAGGAGGAG harbors:
- the MRM2 gene encoding rRNA methyltransferase 2, mitochondrial; translation: MAGSLKLVWASLQRQRFPAAGSRYKSRTGAEHLWLTRHLRDPFVKAAKVESYRCRSAFKLLEMNERHQILRPGLRVLDCGAAPGAWSQVAVQRVNAAGTDPSAPVGFVLGVDLLHIFPLEGATFLCPADVTDPRTFRKIQELLPGGRADVILSDMAPNATGIRSLDHDRLISLCLSLLDMVPEVLHPRGTFLCKTWAGSQSHRLRKRLTEEFQNIRTVKPEASRKESSEVYLLATQYRGKPACL